One segment of Drosophila ananassae strain 14024-0371.13 chromosome 3R, ASM1763931v2, whole genome shotgun sequence DNA contains the following:
- the LOC6504751 gene encoding lachesin isoform X5, with protein MMVAWMHFEQSAILTVHNHVITRNPRISVTHDKHDRHRTWYLHINNVHEEDRGRYMCQINTVTAKTQFGYLNVVVPPNIDDSLSSSDVIVREGANISLRCRASGSPRPIIKWKRDDNSRIAINKNHIVNEWEGDTLEITRISRLDMGAYLCIASNGVPPTVSKRIKVSVDFPPMLLIPHQLVGAPEGFNVTIECFTEAHPTSLNYWTRGEGPIIHDSHKYKVEASVGLPAYKTHMKLTIINVGSGDDGIYKCVAKNPRGETDGIIRLYVSYPPTTASTGIYSTDSHWGENGINGNYAYGGSDSTRSIYTPDKNTRYQSNLNEIGLSEQKSFLDKTQNPMVANGIASGEDAESGGQNPSVAIAWLLITMPTLLLTIRTAVGSSSRLSLC; from the exons ATGATG GTTGCCTGGATGCACTTTGAGCAGTCCGCCATCCTGACAGTTCACAATCACGTGATCACGCGCAATCCGCGCATCAGTGTCACGCACGACAAGCACGACAGGCACAGGACCTGGTACCTGCACATAAACAACGTACATGAGGAGGACAGGGGTCGCTACATGTGCCAGATCAATACGGTGACGGCCAAAACTCAGTTTGGTTACCTCAACGTAGTGG TTCCCCCCAATATCGACGACTCGTTGAGCTCCAGCGATGTAATTGTCCGGGAAGGTGCCAACATTTCGCTCAGGTGTCGGGCCAGTGGCAGTCCCAGACCCATTATCAAATGGAAGCGCGATGATAACTCCCGCATTGCCATCAATAAGAATCACATAG TGAACGAGTGGGAGGGCGACACCCTAGAGATCACCCGCATCTCTCGACTGGACATGGGCGCCTATCTGTGCATCGCCTCCAATGGTGTGCCCCCCACGGTTTCCAAGCGCATCAAAGTCAGCGTGGACT TTCCACCTATGCTGCTCATTCCCCATCAGCTGGTTGGCGCTCCAGAAGGTTTCAATGTCACCATCGAATGCTTCACCGAAGCACATCCCACATCTCTAAACTATTGGACACGTGGCGAGGGACCAATCATTCATGATTCGCACAAGTACAA AGTTGAAGCTAGCGTGGGACTGCCAGCTTACAAAACTCACATGAAGTTGACCATAATTAATGTGGGCAGTGGCGATGATGGAATTTACAAATGTGTTGCCAAAAACCCCAGAGGCGAGACCGACGGCATAATTCGATTATACG tGTCTTACCCGCCCACCACGGCTTCAACGGGCATCTACTCTACGGACTCGCACTGGGGCGAGAACGGAATCAATGGCAACTATGCATACGGCGGATCCGATTCGACTCGTTCCATTTATACACCGGACAAAA ATACGCGATACCAATCGAATTTGAACGAAATCGGTTTATCTGAACAAAAATCCTTCTTAGATAAGACCCAGAATCCGATGGTGGCCAATGGCATTGCCAGCGGGGAGGATGCGGAATCCGGTGGCCAGAATCCTTCGGTGGCCATTGCGTGGCTGTTGATCACTATGCCGACACTATTGTTAACAATCCGAACTGCGGTTGGTTCTAGCTCTAGATTAAGCCTATGTTAG